A genomic segment from Ramlibacter agri encodes:
- a CDS encoding dienelactone hydrolase family protein → MQIDFVAAEWAAVGVDARHFRASAGGRDIPGTLWSPALGGRQPLVLLQHGGSGHRRDAATTAAALRLVQDHGFCCAAIDGPLHGDRRGDGAQGASVQAEFARAWQGGNRFPSFVDDWLAVLDGLAGLPAVDATRIGWVGLSMGTAFGLSVLARLPAAASAVFGKWSVNFPGSSHIAADAARIRCPVLFVQHWNDEFFDRAGTLDLFDALGAPDKRLHAYPGAHAGRSEEELAAGIAHLSHTLRSQS, encoded by the coding sequence GTGCAAATCGATTTCGTGGCGGCCGAATGGGCTGCCGTGGGCGTGGACGCCCGGCACTTCCGCGCCTCGGCTGGCGGCCGCGACATCCCCGGGACCTTGTGGTCGCCGGCCTTGGGCGGCAGGCAGCCCTTGGTCCTGCTGCAGCATGGTGGCTCCGGCCACCGCAGGGACGCGGCCACCACTGCCGCGGCATTGCGCCTCGTACAGGACCATGGCTTCTGCTGCGCCGCCATCGACGGCCCGCTCCACGGAGACCGGCGCGGCGACGGTGCCCAGGGAGCGAGCGTCCAGGCCGAATTCGCCCGGGCCTGGCAAGGCGGCAACCGTTTTCCGTCCTTCGTCGACGACTGGCTCGCCGTCCTCGACGGACTCGCCGGCCTGCCGGCCGTGGACGCAACGCGCATCGGCTGGGTCGGCCTGTCCATGGGCACGGCCTTCGGCCTCTCCGTGCTGGCGCGCCTGCCCGCTGCCGCGAGCGCCGTGTTCGGCAAGTGGTCCGTGAATTTTCCCGGAAGCAGCCATATCGCGGCCGACGCAGCGCGCATCCGCTGTCCCGTGCTGTTCGTCCAGCATTGGAATGACGAGTTCTTCGACCGGGCCGGCACGCTGGACCTGTTCGATGCGCTCGGGGCGCCCGACAAGCGCCTGCACGCCTACCCCGGAGCACATGCGGGCCGCAGCGAGGAAGAACTCGCCGCCGGCATCGCCCACCTGTCCCACACCCTTCGTTCGCAATCCTGA
- a CDS encoding flavin reductase family protein gives MPTIICREQANIANYFLMTSLVVPRPIAWISTQGEDGVANLAPYSHFNNCSANPPIIMFSSNGVKDTLRNIRETGEFVVNMVSHELRQQMRVTSANWPPNASEFEMAGLESAPSRFVRPPRVAQARASMECKLRQVLPMGDCFVVFGDVLCFHVADDVMVDGRVVAERLQPVGKLDGALYSTVTATERLDLPPDMASRVDDYGNAWGKGTR, from the coding sequence GTGCCCACCATCATCTGCAGGGAGCAGGCGAACATCGCCAACTACTTCCTGATGACGTCGCTCGTCGTCCCGCGTCCGATCGCCTGGATCTCGACCCAGGGAGAGGACGGCGTCGCCAACCTGGCGCCGTACAGCCACTTCAACAACTGTTCGGCCAATCCGCCGATCATCATGTTCTCGTCCAACGGCGTGAAGGACACGCTGCGCAACATCCGCGAGACCGGCGAGTTCGTCGTCAACATGGTGTCGCACGAACTGCGGCAGCAGATGCGCGTCACGTCCGCCAACTGGCCGCCGAACGCCAGCGAATTCGAGATGGCCGGCCTCGAAAGCGCGCCCAGCCGCTTCGTGCGGCCGCCGCGGGTGGCGCAGGCCCGGGCCTCCATGGAATGCAAGCTGCGGCAGGTGCTGCCCATGGGCGATTGCTTCGTGGTGTTCGGCGACGTGCTGTGCTTCCACGTCGCCGACGACGTCATGGTGGACGGCCGGGTGGTCGCCGAGCGGCTGCAGCCGGTGGGCAAGCTGGATGGCGCGCTCTATTCCACCGTCACGGCGACCGAGCGGCTGGACCTGCCGCCGGACATGGCCAGCCGGGTCGACGACTACGGCAACGCCTGGGGCAAGGGCACCCGCTAA
- a CDS encoding LysR family transcriptional regulator yields the protein MDLRQLRYFVKVAEERHFGRAAQALHIAQPALTRQVRQLEDELGVQLFERHARGATPTSDAELLLERASFLLRYADQMRHDMVARQRHPQGTIAIGMSPGVALVLTAPLAAAVRERFPAVRLQIVELWADTLYSQLLQGRLDVGVMVGSSALPKLTTAELLTEQLCLIGPAGHPKLKGRQLRPQDLQGLPLILTGVAKGGVRGIVEAATSRADITLDGVIEVQSLEVAKRLVAEGFGLTVHFAAPIQPDLQAKALRAVPIQGLTQSRFLARASERPPSTAAGAIWSTLKDVVADLVKSGRWPNATLSRELKR from the coding sequence ATGGACCTTCGCCAGCTGCGTTATTTCGTCAAGGTCGCCGAGGAGCGCCACTTCGGCCGCGCTGCCCAGGCGCTGCACATCGCCCAGCCGGCGCTGACGCGCCAGGTGCGGCAACTGGAGGACGAACTGGGCGTGCAGCTGTTCGAGCGCCATGCCCGCGGCGCGACGCCGACCTCCGATGCCGAACTGCTGCTGGAGCGAGCCTCCTTCCTGCTGCGCTATGCCGACCAGATGCGGCACGACATGGTGGCGCGCCAGCGCCACCCGCAGGGCACCATCGCCATCGGCATGTCGCCCGGCGTGGCGCTGGTGCTGACAGCGCCCTTGGCCGCCGCCGTGCGCGAGCGCTTCCCCGCCGTGCGGCTGCAGATCGTGGAGCTGTGGGCCGACACGCTGTATTCGCAGCTGCTGCAGGGCCGGCTCGACGTCGGCGTGATGGTCGGGAGCAGCGCCTTGCCCAAGCTCACCACGGCGGAACTGCTCACCGAGCAGCTTTGCCTGATCGGCCCCGCCGGCCACCCGAAGCTCAAAGGGCGGCAGCTCCGGCCGCAGGACCTGCAAGGCCTGCCGCTGATCCTGACCGGCGTCGCGAAAGGCGGCGTGCGAGGCATCGTCGAAGCCGCCACGAGCCGCGCGGACATCACGCTGGACGGCGTGATCGAGGTGCAGTCGCTGGAGGTGGCGAAGCGCCTGGTCGCCGAAGGCTTCGGCCTGACGGTGCATTTCGCGGCGCCGATCCAGCCCGACCTGCAGGCGAAGGCCTTGCGCGCCGTGCCGATCCAGGGCCTGACGCAGAGCCGCTTCCTCGCGCGCGCATCGGAACGCCCGCCGTCGACGGCGGCCGGCGCGATCTGGTCGACCTTGAAGGACGTCGTCGCCGACCTGGTGAAGAGCGGCCGCTGGCCCAACGCGACCCTGTCGCGCGAATTGAAGCGGTGA
- a CDS encoding cupin domain-containing protein, translating to MSSETFPRPQFAKFAELSPTKKNYTGEALGIPIAAYEMLAAKNIYLMMAPDGTSRGLSKNKPAIAGIPGVEVAIVECPPGNGAGLHIHHRTYESFVCIEGSFEIAWGPDGENKTVLAPCDMVSIPPGVYRSFRNVGDKTARMLGFVQGPKEAAMNDIVYSKSAADQVEAAHGAEVMGNFQRIGISFAER from the coding sequence ATGAGTTCAGAGACTTTTCCCCGCCCGCAGTTCGCGAAGTTCGCGGAGCTGAGCCCCACGAAAAAGAACTACACCGGCGAGGCGCTGGGCATTCCCATCGCCGCCTACGAGATGCTCGCCGCCAAGAACATCTACCTGATGATGGCGCCCGACGGCACTTCGCGCGGCCTCAGCAAGAACAAGCCGGCGATCGCCGGCATCCCGGGCGTGGAAGTGGCGATCGTGGAATGCCCGCCGGGCAACGGCGCGGGGCTGCACATCCACCACCGCACCTACGAGTCCTTCGTCTGCATCGAGGGCAGCTTCGAGATCGCGTGGGGTCCCGACGGCGAGAACAAGACGGTGCTCGCGCCCTGCGACATGGTCTCCATCCCGCCCGGCGTGTACCGGTCCTTCCGCAACGTCGGCGACAAGACGGCGCGCATGCTGGGCTTCGTCCAGGGTCCGAAGGAAGCCGCCATGAACGACATCGTCTATTCGAAGTCCGCGGCCGACCAGGTCGAGGCGGCGCACGGCGCGGAGGTGATGGGCAACTTCCAGCGCATCGGCATTTCCTTCGCCGAGCGGTAG
- a CDS encoding SMP-30/gluconolactonase/LRE family protein, producing the protein MLNLAENVLKQSAVPWTSVPPELRPQQQVEWSRINRRGSAATTFLEGPVLAPDGTLYCVDIPNGRILRVDPTGHWEVACAYDGWPNGMAMAPDGRMLVADARRGLVRLDLRTGGVEMLLTHAVTQGFLGINDLQLTADGAVWFTDQGQTGLHDPAGRVYRWQGGELRCILDRLPSPNGLRVSADGGELFVAVTRDNAVWRAPLTASGQPTRLGRFASFYGPVGPDGIHIDAAGRLWVCLPGADAVWVLNRKAEAIARYHFPDGAFPSNIAMDAAGQRIVVTCSGAEALFTLPALA; encoded by the coding sequence ATGCTGAACCTGGCGGAGAACGTCCTCAAGCAGTCGGCGGTTCCCTGGACGTCGGTGCCGCCGGAATTGCGGCCACAGCAGCAGGTGGAGTGGAGCCGCATCAACCGGCGCGGCAGCGCGGCCACCACCTTCCTCGAAGGGCCGGTGCTGGCGCCGGACGGCACGCTGTACTGCGTGGACATCCCGAACGGCCGCATCCTGCGCGTCGATCCGACCGGCCACTGGGAGGTGGCCTGTGCGTACGACGGCTGGCCCAACGGCATGGCGATGGCGCCCGATGGCCGGATGCTCGTGGCCGATGCGCGCCGCGGCCTGGTGCGGCTGGACCTGCGCACCGGCGGCGTCGAAATGCTGCTCACGCATGCGGTGACGCAGGGCTTCCTGGGCATCAACGACCTGCAGCTCACCGCCGATGGCGCCGTCTGGTTCACCGACCAGGGCCAGACCGGGCTGCACGACCCGGCGGGCCGCGTGTATCGCTGGCAGGGCGGCGAGCTGCGCTGCATCCTGGACCGGTTGCCGAGCCCGAACGGGCTGCGCGTCAGCGCGGACGGCGGCGAGCTGTTCGTCGCGGTCACCCGCGACAACGCGGTCTGGCGCGCGCCGCTGACGGCCAGCGGCCAGCCGACGCGGCTGGGCCGCTTCGCCAGCTTCTACGGACCGGTCGGGCCCGATGGCATCCACATCGATGCCGCGGGCCGGCTGTGGGTCTGCCTGCCGGGCGCGGATGCGGTGTGGGTGTTGAACCGGAAGGCGGAGGCGATCGCGCGCTATCACTTCCCCGACGGCGCTTTCCCGAGCAACATCGCGATGGATGCCGCGGGGCAGCGGATCGTGGTGACGTGCTCGGGGGCGGAGGCGTTGTTCACGCTGCCGGCGCTCGCTTGA